The genomic interval AGCTTTTGCAGACAAATTTGCAAATGACAATCAGCATAAGTTCCCGGGCGGTGTTGTAGTTATAGCTGCTCGATTTTCATCGGCTATCCAGACTTCTTTGAACAGACTCCAAAAAGATAAACCGTGTCTCATTATATGGGACGATATTGATTTCTTGCAGAATTCATATGCCTTCGAAGAAGTTGAATCTGCAATCGATAGATACCCTAAGTCTTTCCACCTCCTCATTTCCCGCTATATGATAGAGCACAGGGTGGTATATACATACTTACATCTTGGGGGATTGAATCATTCAGAAATGCAATTGTTATTTAAGACAAGGCTTGAAGGATACTCAAGAGTTGATTTTGAAAGGTTTTGGCAGCTTTTTCTTGGGCATCCCTTAGCTGCTGAGTTAGCTATTACATGCATACGCAATGGCATTTATACTGCAAATGAAATTGTTAAAAGTCTAGGGGATTTTGAAGAACCGTGTCTTTTCGGACCAGACGGTAGACCTTTGACCAAGGACAGTTATGATGCGATTATTACCGACATTTCGTCGGTAAATGATGATCTATTGAGAAAATTAGAGAAAGACCCAAAGATTTTCTACCAACTTAGTTCCCGAAAATTCGAAGAGGTTATTGCAGAAGTTTTTAATAGAATGGGATATCAAATCATTTTAACGCCTGCTACTAGAGATGGCGGCAAGGATATATATGCTGCAAAAAAAGATAACTTGGGTACCTTTTTATATATCGTAGAATGCAAGAAATTCGGTCCAGATAATCATGTTGGTGTTAGCCTAGTGCGCGAACTTTATGGTGTCGTACAAGCTGAGAGAGCGACTGCCGGTATTCTTGCAACAACTTCATTTTTTAGTAAACCAGCACAAGAGTTCCAAGAATCAATAAAATATCATGTGAGTTTAAGGGACTATATGGATATTCAAAAATGGTTGAAAAGTATTAACAAATTATAAGAAACGCCTGAAGAAAGGCTTGCACCAGGCAACGCGCCCGAGGGATTGGATATTTGCATCAGACTTATTTATGCAAATCATTTGCCGGGGTTTAATCGGCAATGTCAGAAGATTGTCAAAACCCCGCTCGGTCGCTGGAGGCGCCCGAGGGGGAATTTTGACCTACGGATGCTGGATCAAGTCCAGCATGACAACGTGGGATGACGACGGCGCGGGAAAGGGCGACCGCAATGGTCGCAGACAAAATCGGCACACGAGGACGTGTGTCAGGTCACATTCCCCCCGACTTTGTCGGGGGAAACAAGACCCGACACAACAGCGAATATCAAACAAAACAGCGCAATTTGATTTGCTTCGCAAATCATTGTCAGGACCACAAGGGTCGCTGACCTACAATTTTTCGCAAAACCCTTCGGGATTTTGTGCTACTTCCCTACAAACTAGAGTGAATATCAATATCTGATGCTGGATCAAGTCCAGCATGACAATTGGGGGTGACGACGGCGCGGGAAAGGGCGACCGTCCGCCGTCGGCGGATTCGCCCCTACAAGAATCCCCGCAGAGAATAACCCACCGCAAGCGGATGGGCCACCCCGACTGTGGGCGGATGGGGCAGCCGGCCCCATTTGACAAAGACCACCTTTTTGGTTACATTAATCCCGCTCAGGCAATAAAGTTATGAAGAATGATATTGAAATCAGACGACCGGCGGTAGCGGGAACTTTTTATCCCGGCAATCCGGTGGAGCTTTCCAAGCTTTTGGCCGAATTCTACGCGGAAGCCGAGAAGAAACCTCTTCCGGGGCGGCCAACTGCAATTATCGCGCCCCATGCCGGATATGTCTATTCGGGCAGGACCGCGGCGGCTGCTTACAAGCAACTGGAGGGGGAGACTTATGATGTGGTCGTGGTGATATCCCCATCGCATACGGTCTTTTTCCAGGGGGCGTCGGTTTATGACGGTTCGGCCTATCAGACGCCGATTGGCGTGGTGGAGGTTGATGAGAAACTTTCCGAGAGAATAGGCTCTATTCATCCCCTGGTCTATCTTTCGAATAAGGGGCATACCGGCGGTTCGGTGCGGGGCGAACATGCGCTGGAGGTGCAGCTTCCCTTCTTGCAGCAGATGCTGGGGAAATTCAAACTGGTGGCGATTGTGATGGGGGATCAGGAGGAAAACAGTTGCCGGGCGTTGGGTGAGGTGCTGGCCACGGCTCTGAACGGGAAAAACAGCCTTATTGTCGCCTCAAGCGATCTGTCTCATTTCTATACCGAAAAAGAGGCGCGGAAACTCGATGCCAACATACAAAAAGCGGTTAAGGAGTACAACCCGGAAAAGCTCCTAAACACAATTTCCTCGGGGCGGGGTGAGGCCTGCGGCGGCGGCCCGATGGTCTCGGCCATGACCGCCTCGAAAAGGCTGGGCGGCGAGCAGGTGGTGATCACCGGATATACCACCTCGGGCGAGTCAACCGGCGATTTATCGGAAGTGGTCGGATACCTGTCAGCGGTGATAGTCACGAGCAAGAAAGCTCCCCGGCAGAATGGGATTATGGGGATGAACGCCAGGAAAGAATCGGCG from Candidatus Zixiibacteriota bacterium carries:
- the amrB gene encoding AmmeMemoRadiSam system protein B; this encodes MKNDIEIRRPAVAGTFYPGNPVELSKLLAEFYAEAEKKPLPGRPTAIIAPHAGYVYSGRTAAAAYKQLEGETYDVVVVISPSHTVFFQGASVYDGSAYQTPIGVVEVDEKLSERIGSIHPLVYLSNKGHTGGSVRGEHALEVQLPFLQQMLGKFKLVAIVMGDQEENSCRALGEVLATALNGKNSLIVASSDLSHFYTEKEARKLDANIQKAVKEYNPEKLLNTISSGRGEACGGGPMVSAMTASKRLGGEQVVITGYTTSGESTGDLSEVVGYLSAVIVTSKKAPRQNGIMGMNARKESAEFTEEDKECLRDIAFRAIEAGITGAKFSPERPVSKLLREKRGAFVTIKIGGVLRGCIGMIRAAMPLHEVIADMAQAAAFDDPRFTPLNEQELKNIEIEISVLSPLVRVENIEEIKVGRDGLTIHLDMHSGLLLPQVPTEHGWDRMTFLEQTCLKAGLPKNSYKDARAEIYRFSADIF
- a CDS encoding restriction endonuclease; this translates as MQDSFHVTPWRIPLGSFVGRKDELLFLSQAYFEKGIRVVCLVGLSGIGKSAFADKFANDNQHKFPGGVVVIAARFSSAIQTSLNRLQKDKPCLIIWDDIDFLQNSYAFEEVESAIDRYPKSFHLLISRYMIEHRVVYTYLHLGGLNHSEMQLLFKTRLEGYSRVDFERFWQLFLGHPLAAELAITCIRNGIYTANEIVKSLGDFEEPCLFGPDGRPLTKDSYDAIITDISSVNDDLLRKLEKDPKIFYQLSSRKFEEVIAEVFNRMGYQIILTPATRDGGKDIYAAKKDNLGTFLYIVECKKFGPDNHVGVSLVRELYGVVQAERATAGILATTSFFSKPAQEFQESIKYHVSLRDYMDIQKWLKSINKL